One Leopardus geoffroyi isolate Oge1 chromosome C1, O.geoffroyi_Oge1_pat1.0, whole genome shotgun sequence DNA segment encodes these proteins:
- the LOC123598236 gene encoding elongin-B-like, which yields MYVFLMISCHKTTIFMDAKESSTMFELKHTVEGILKQPPSEQQLYKDDQLLDGKTLGECGFTSQTAGPQAPATVGLAFRADEAFKALRMEPFSSPPELPEVMKPQDSGSSANKQVVQ from the coding sequence ATGTACGTGTTCCTCATGATCAGTTGCCACAAGACCACCATCTTCATGGACGCCAAGGAGTCGAGTACCATGTTTGAGCTGAAGCACACCGTTGAGGGCATCCTCAAGCAGCCGCCCAGTGAGCAGCAGCTGTACAAGGATGACCAACTTCTGGATGGCAAGACACTGGGAGAGTGCGGCTTCACCAGTCAGACGGCAGGGCCACAGGCCCCAGCCACCGTGGGGCTGGCCTTCCGGGCAGATGAAGCTTTCAAGGCCCTGCGCATGGAGCCCTTCTCCAGTCCACCCGAGCTGCCCGAGGTAATGAAGCCACAGGACTCAGGAAGCAGCGCCAACAAACAAGTGGTGCAGTGA